The following proteins come from a genomic window of Puntigrus tetrazona isolate hp1 chromosome 15, ASM1883169v1, whole genome shotgun sequence:
- the flot2b gene encoding flotillin-2b, producing the protein MGCCLTVGPNEALVVSGACCGSDEKTYVVGGWAWAWWLISDTQRITLEIMTLQPKCEDVETAEGVAITVTGVAQVKVMTDKDLLAIACEQFLGKSVMEIKAVVLQTLEGHLRSILGTLTVEQIYQDRDEFARLVREVAAPDVGRMGIEILSFTIKDVYDKLDYLSSLGKTQTAAVQRDADIGVAEAERDAGIREAECKKEMMDVKFLADTKMADSKRELELQKAAFNQEVNTKKAESQLAYELQAAKEQQKIRLEEIEIEVVQRKKQISIEEKEIERTEKELIATVKRPAEAEAYKMQQLAEGQKLKKVLTAQAEAEKIRKVGEAEAISISSVGKAEAERMRLKAEAYQQYGEAAKTALVLEALPKIAGKVAAPLARTNEIVILSGDGSRVTGEVNRLLAELPVSVNALTGVDLSKIPLLQKMTGAQA; encoded by the exons GTGCCTGCTGTGGGTCAGACGAAAAGACGTATGTGGTGGGAGGCTGGGCTTGGGCATGGTGGCTTATATCAGACACACAGAG AATTACGCTAGAGATTATGACACTACAGCCTAAATGTGAAGACGTGGAGACAGCGGAGGGAGTCGCTATTACAGTTACAGGAGTTGCTCAA GTCAAGGTTATGACTGACAAAGACTTGCTGGCGATTGCCTGTGAGCAGTTTCTGGGAAAGTCTGTCATGGAAATCAAGGCTGTGGTCCTGCAAACCCTGGAGGGACATCTGCGTTCTATCTTAG GCACTTTGACAGTGGAGCAGATCTACCAGGATAGAGATGAGTTTGCTCGGCTGGTGAGGGAGGTGGCAGCTCCTGATGTGGGCCGGATGGGTATTGAGATCCTCAGCTTCACTATAAAA gATGTCTATGATAAGCTGGACTACCTGAGCTCTCTTGGAAAAACTCAGACAGCGGCTGTACAAAGGGACGCTGACATCGGAGTGGCCGAGGCAGAGAGGGATGCTGGGATTAGA GAAGCTGAGTGCAAGAAAGAAATGATGGACGTGAAGTTCTTGGCCGACACTAAAATGGCCGACTCCAAGCGAGAGCTGGAGCTGCAGAAAGCTGCTTTCAATCAAGAAGTGAACACTAAG AAAGCCGAGTCTCAGCTGGCCTATGAACTACAGGCAGCTAAAGAGCAGCAGAAGATCAGATTGGAGGAGATCGAAATCGAGGTTGTGCAGAGGAAAAAGCAGATCTCCATTGAGGAGAAAGAGATTGAGAGGACAGAGAAGGAGCTGATTGCGACGGTCAAGCGTCCTGCTGAAGCAGAGGCTTACAAGATGCAGCAGCTGGCTGAAGGACAGAA GTTGAAGAAAGTGCTGACTGCTCAGGCCGAGGCAGAGAAGATCAGGAAGGTCGGAGAAGCGGAGGCCATCTCTATCTCATCTGTGGGGAAGGCCGAGGCCGAGAGAATGAGGCTGAAGGCGGAGGCCTACCAGCAGTACGGAGAGGCCGCCAAGACTGCCCTCGTCCTGGAAGCACTTCCCAAG ATCGCTGGAAAGGTGGCAGCTCCTCTGGCCAGGACCAATGAGATTGTCATTCTGAGTGGAGACGGCAGCCGCGTGACCGGGGAGGTGAACCGTCTCCTCGCTGAGCTGCCCGTGTCCGTGAACGCACTCACGGGTGTGGACCTGTCCAAG ATCCCTCTGTTGCAGAAGATGACAGGTGCTCAAGCATAA